The bacterium genome includes a window with the following:
- a CDS encoding flagellar biosynthetic protein FliR gives MAEPAVLPFIDFVNRATPGFVLILARCIGLTLQAPVFGSRVIPAMGRMAFAMALALIYWTSLPSVPQAPDHFLAFTILVISELVFGMALGFAGAIVHFAIQGAGDFIAQAIGLTMISTMNPMIRTNSTPTGQIFYYLALTVFCLGGGHLLYLGGFFQSFELVPVGGFRVTPALWGVILQVTGALLGIVVQMSMPAVIVVLLIDVGLGVLNRSTPQAQNLLDFVQTIKPGIGLLIVSLMIPNVVASVHDLSAQMITDVQRVIVAQTQHIRPAKR, from the coding sequence ATGGCAGAGCCCGCGGTCCTTCCCTTCATCGACTTCGTTAACCGGGCAACACCCGGCTTCGTGCTCATCCTGGCGCGCTGCATCGGCCTGACGCTACAGGCACCGGTCTTCGGCAGCCGAGTGATTCCCGCCATGGGCCGCATGGCCTTCGCCATGGCCCTCGCCCTGATCTACTGGACGAGCCTCCCGAGCGTTCCCCAGGCCCCGGACCACTTCCTGGCCTTCACCATCCTCGTGATCTCGGAGCTGGTCTTCGGCATGGCGCTCGGGTTCGCCGGCGCCATCGTCCACTTCGCCATCCAGGGGGCAGGCGACTTCATCGCGCAGGCCATCGGCCTGACCATGATCTCGACCATGAACCCCATGATCCGCACCAACTCGACCCCTACCGGCCAGATCTTCTACTACCTGGCCCTCACGGTCTTCTGCCTGGGGGGCGGCCATCTCTTGTACCTGGGCGGCTTCTTCCAATCCTTCGAGCTGGTGCCCGTCGGCGGCTTCAGGGTCACCCCCGCTCTGTGGGGGGTCATCCTCCAGGTCACGGGGGCGCTCTTGGGGATCGTCGTCCAGATGTCCATGCCGGCGGTGATCGTGGTGCTGCTCATCGACGTGGGACTGGGCGTCCTCAACCGCTCGACGCCGCAAGCCCAGAACCTGCTCGACTTCGTGCAGACCATCAAGCCCGGCATCGGCCTCTTGATCGTGAGCCTCATGATCCCGAACGTGGTCGCCTCGGTCCACGACCTCTCGGCCCAGATGATCACCGACGTGCAGCGGGTGATCGTCGCCCAGACCCAGCACATCCGTCCGGCCAAGCGCTGA
- the fliQ gene encoding flagellar biosynthesis protein FliQ has protein sequence MSDTTVINVATQAIIMVLLLSGPILVISLVVGFIVALLQTITSIQEQTLSFVPKSIAVFGGLILLGPWLLSTMVGFLTSLWSSIPGMLAR, from the coding sequence ATGTCCGACACGACCGTCATCAACGTCGCGACCCAGGCCATCATCATGGTCCTCCTGCTCTCCGGGCCGATCCTGGTCATCAGCCTGGTGGTGGGCTTCATCGTGGCGCTCCTGCAAACCATCACCTCGATCCAGGAGCAGACCCTCTCGTTCGTGCCCAAGTCGATCGCGGTCTTCGGGGGGCTGATCCTGCTCGGGCCCTGGCTGCTCTCGACCATGGTCGGCTTCCTGACGAGCCTCTGGAGCTCGATCCCCGGGATGCTCGCGCGCTAG
- the fliP gene encoding flagellar type III secretion system pore protein FliP (The bacterial flagellar biogenesis protein FliP forms a type III secretion system (T3SS)-type pore required for flagellar assembly.) has product MEATESFSALSATTSALPALAPAPDLSIGPYLVQLLLVTLLMVGLGYVSLRLTKNGRMPGLTFRPKGIKVLDRLALDAKRQLMVVNVGKRNWLVGMSEGGFNAIAELDDEDLTPDFEKLVAEAEPHEPRKRTWWQQALGLGLIAGLVTLLLPMLPAHAQAAGDLAANAFGGFDLRNPLGAPNMTTSVSLIILLATLTVLPFLVVMTTSFMRTIIVLGFLRQALGTQSIPPNPVMLGLALFLAMYTMTPVWNTIDKTALQPYFARQISQPVMLERAQAPLKEFMLRQTSQQELGFFIRLSNTPAPNTPADVPLQVVIPAFMVSELTTAFKIGFIIYVPFIVIDLVVSNVLLALGMSSLPPQMISNAFKLLVFTLANGWHLVMAALVQSFK; this is encoded by the coding sequence CCTTTTCGGCGCTGAGCGCCACCACCAGCGCCCTGCCCGCCCTTGCACCCGCCCCTGACCTGAGCATCGGCCCCTACCTGGTGCAGCTCCTGCTCGTCACCCTCCTGATGGTCGGCCTGGGCTACGTCAGCCTGCGCCTCACCAAGAACGGCCGCATGCCGGGCCTCACCTTCCGCCCCAAGGGCATCAAGGTCCTGGACCGCCTCGCCCTCGACGCCAAGCGTCAGCTGATGGTCGTCAACGTGGGCAAGCGGAACTGGCTGGTCGGCATGAGCGAGGGCGGCTTCAACGCGATCGCCGAGCTGGACGACGAGGACCTCACGCCGGACTTCGAGAAGCTGGTCGCAGAGGCGGAGCCGCACGAGCCCCGCAAGCGCACCTGGTGGCAGCAGGCGCTGGGCCTGGGGCTCATAGCGGGGCTCGTCACCCTCCTCTTGCCCATGCTGCCCGCCCACGCCCAGGCCGCCGGGGATCTGGCCGCCAACGCCTTCGGGGGCTTCGACCTGCGCAACCCGCTGGGTGCGCCCAACATGACCACCTCGGTGTCGCTGATCATCCTCTTGGCGACGCTGACGGTCCTGCCCTTCCTGGTGGTCATGACCACCTCGTTCATGCGCACGATCATCGTGCTGGGCTTCTTGCGCCAGGCGCTGGGCACCCAGAGCATCCCGCCCAACCCGGTGATGCTGGGGCTCGCGCTCTTCCTGGCCATGTACACCATGACCCCGGTCTGGAACACCATCGACAAGACGGCGCTCCAGCCCTACTTCGCCCGCCAGATCTCGCAACCGGTGATGCTGGAGCGCGCCCAGGCGCCGCTCAAGGAGTTCATGCTGCGCCAGACCTCGCAGCAGGAGCTCGGCTTCTTCATCCGGCTTTCGAACACCCCGGCTCCGAACACGCCGGCGGACGTGCCGCTGCAGGTGGTGATCCCGGCCTTCATGGTCAGCGAGCTCACCACGGCCTTCAAGATCGGCTTCATCATTTACGTCCCGTTCATCGTCATCGACCTGGTGGTCTCGAACGTCCTGTTGGCGCTCGGCATGAGCTCACTACCTCCGCAGATGATCTCGAACGCCTTCAAGCTACTGGTCTTCACCCTGGCGAACGGCTGGCACCTGGTGATGGCCGCCCTCGTCCAGAGCTTCAAGTAG